A genomic window from Excalfactoria chinensis isolate bCotChi1 chromosome 18, bCotChi1.hap2, whole genome shotgun sequence includes:
- the TRUB2 gene encoding pseudouridylate synthase TRUB2, mitochondrial isoform X3 has protein sequence MAAVPAGLFAVYKAPGVAWNRVRDAVETRLLRELNAAPARPPRSRIRFLPADSAGPPGLVAVRVPVLAEHRLVRGPRFTQLKIGAGHRLDVKASGVFVLGVGHGNKLLSHMHNCHLGKVYTVRGQFGKATEDFSDTGKLIEKTTFDHITREKLERILAVIQGTNHKALLISNRTCWLQ, from the exons atGGCGGCGGTTCCTGCGGGGCTGTTCGCGGTGTACAAAGCGCCGGGGGTGGCGTGGAACCGCGTGCGGGATGCGGTGGAGACGCGGCTGCTGCGCG AGCTCAACGCGGCCCCAGCGCGGCCTCCGCGGAGCCGCATCCGTTTCCTGCCCGCTGATAGCGCGGGGCCGCCGGGCTTGGTGGCCGTGCGGGTGCCGGTGTTGGCCGAGCACCGCCTGG TTCGAGGGCCCCGCTTCACGCAGCTGAAGATCGGCGCCGGGCACCGGCTGGACGTGAAGGCATCGGGGGTGTTCG TGCTCGGCGTTGGCCACGGGAACAAGCTCCTCAGCCACATGCACAACTGCCACCTGGGCAAG GTTTACACAGTGAGGGGGCAGTTCGGTAAAGCTACCGAGGACTTCTCAGACACCGGGAAGCTGATAGAGAAGACAACGTTTG ATCATATCACGAGGGAGAAGCTGGAACGGATCCTCGCCGTCATCCAAGGAACAAACCACAAGGCCTTGCTGAT CTCCAATCggacctgctggctgcagtaG
- the TRUB2 gene encoding pseudouridylate synthase TRUB2, mitochondrial isoform X2, translated as MAAVPAGLFAVYKAPGVAWNRVRDAVETRLLRELNAAPARPPRSRIRFLPADSAGPPGLVAVRVPVLAEHRLVRGPRFTQLKIGAGHRLDVKASGVFVLGVGHGNKLLSHMHNCHLGKVYTVRGQFGKATEDFSDTGKLIEKTTFDHITREKLERILAVIQGTNHKALLINPLLARDPAVPPKSGARDWAGAEIIRSVHTGAQNTRWRLHVGRCSAENAVEPAQHPERNSELSA; from the exons atGGCGGCGGTTCCTGCGGGGCTGTTCGCGGTGTACAAAGCGCCGGGGGTGGCGTGGAACCGCGTGCGGGATGCGGTGGAGACGCGGCTGCTGCGCG AGCTCAACGCGGCCCCAGCGCGGCCTCCGCGGAGCCGCATCCGTTTCCTGCCCGCTGATAGCGCGGGGCCGCCGGGCTTGGTGGCCGTGCGGGTGCCGGTGTTGGCCGAGCACCGCCTGG TTCGAGGGCCCCGCTTCACGCAGCTGAAGATCGGCGCCGGGCACCGGCTGGACGTGAAGGCATCGGGGGTGTTCG TGCTCGGCGTTGGCCACGGGAACAAGCTCCTCAGCCACATGCACAACTGCCACCTGGGCAAG GTTTACACAGTGAGGGGGCAGTTCGGTAAAGCTACCGAGGACTTCTCAGACACCGGGAAGCTGATAGAGAAGACAACGTTTG ATCATATCACGAGGGAGAAGCTGGAACGGATCCTCGCCGTCATCCAAGGAACAAACCACAAGGCCTTGCTGAT AAATCCACTGCTTGCACGAGACCCAGCAGTACCTCCGAAAAGTGGTGCACGAGATTGGGCTGGAGCTGAAATCATCCGCAGTGTGCACACAGGTGCGCAGAACACGCGATGGCGTCTTCACGTTGGACGATGCTCTGCTGAGAACGCAGTGGAACCTGCACAGCATCCAGAACGCAATTCTGAACTGTCAGCTTAG
- the TRUB2 gene encoding pseudouridylate synthase TRUB2, mitochondrial isoform X1 encodes MAAVPAGLFAVYKAPGVAWNRVRDAVETRLLRELNAAPARPPRSRIRFLPADSAGPPGLVAVRVPVLAEHRLVRGPRFTQLKIGAGHRLDVKASGVFVLGVGHGNKLLSHMHNCHLGKVYTVRGQFGKATEDFSDTGKLIEKTTFDHITREKLERILAVIQGTNHKALLMHSNIDMKTQEAYELAVKGLIRPMGKSPPIITAIRCLQFALPEFQLEIHCLHETQQYLRKVVHEIGLELKSSAVCTQVRRTRDGVFTLDDALLRTQWNLHSIQNAILNCQLRVKTELEKTMGHWDGGVLQEMDADTAHSADS; translated from the exons atGGCGGCGGTTCCTGCGGGGCTGTTCGCGGTGTACAAAGCGCCGGGGGTGGCGTGGAACCGCGTGCGGGATGCGGTGGAGACGCGGCTGCTGCGCG AGCTCAACGCGGCCCCAGCGCGGCCTCCGCGGAGCCGCATCCGTTTCCTGCCCGCTGATAGCGCGGGGCCGCCGGGCTTGGTGGCCGTGCGGGTGCCGGTGTTGGCCGAGCACCGCCTGG TTCGAGGGCCCCGCTTCACGCAGCTGAAGATCGGCGCCGGGCACCGGCTGGACGTGAAGGCATCGGGGGTGTTCG TGCTCGGCGTTGGCCACGGGAACAAGCTCCTCAGCCACATGCACAACTGCCACCTGGGCAAG GTTTACACAGTGAGGGGGCAGTTCGGTAAAGCTACCGAGGACTTCTCAGACACCGGGAAGCTGATAGAGAAGACAACGTTTG ATCATATCACGAGGGAGAAGCTGGAACGGATCCTCGCCGTCATCCAAGGAACAAACCACAAGGCCTTGCTGAT gCATTCTAACATCGATATGAAAACACAGGAGGCCTACGAGCTGGCTGTGAAGGGGTTGATTCGCCCCATGGGAAAAAGCCCCCCAATAATCACTGCAATCCGGTGCCTTCAGTTTGCACTGCCTGAATTCCAGCTAG AAATCCACTGCTTGCACGAGACCCAGCAGTACCTCCGAAAAGTGGTGCACGAGATTGGGCTGGAGCTGAAATCATCCGCAGTGTGCACACAGGTGCGCAGAACACGCGATGGCGTCTTCACGTTGGACGATGCTCTGCTGAGAACGCAGTGGAACCTGCACAGCATCCAGAACGCAATTCTGAACTGTCAGCTTAGAGTGAAAACTGAGTTAGAGAAAACAATGGGCCATTGGGATGGAGGCGTTCTGCAGGAGATGGATGCTGACACAGCCCACTCTGCTGACAGCTGA
- the SWI5 gene encoding DNA repair protein SWI5 homolog, with amino-acid sequence MSAPRPGHVSRRGERRVLRAGSAPRPAPPRGLAVPLRPAPPGRARCPRSCPAERTSGSGVPRAVLAVLLEAAALAERSGPHSGREAPPAQRRALGGRRRSVGAGFRSPLPARVADGAAPCGDGVEALKEKDRALDREIAQLLSEGYNVEELEKHISLLHEYNEIKDAGQMLLGKLAVIRGVTTKQLYPEYDLELSD; translated from the exons ATGTCCGCCCCGCGCCCGGGCCACGTCAGCCGCCGAGGGGAGCGGCGCGTTCTGCGGGCAGGCTCCGCCCCGaggcccgccccgccccgcggcctGGCCGTGCCCctccgccccgctccgcccggccGGGCCCGCTGCCCCCGCT CGTGCCCCGCGGAGCGGACATCCGGTTCCGGCGTGCCCCGCGCCGTGCTGGCGGTGCTGCTGGAGGCGGCGGCCCTGGCGGAGCGCAGCGGTCCCCACTCGGGGCGCGAGGCGCCGCCGGCGCAGCGCAG GGCTCTCGGCGGCCGCCGGCGGAGCGTTGGTGCCGGTTTCAGATCCCCG CTCCCGGCCCGCGTTGCGGACGGAGCGGCGCCGTGCGGTGACGGCGTGGAAGCGTTGAAGGAGAAGGACCGCGCTCTGGACCGGGAGATCGCGCAGCTGCTGTCCGA GGGGTACAACGTGGAGGAACTGGAGAAGCACATCTCTCTGCTCCATGAGTATAATGAAATTAAAGATGCTGGACAGATGCTGCTGGGCAAACTGG ctGTTATCCGAGGGGTTACTACGAAGCAGCTGTACCCTGAGTATGACCTGGAGCTCAGTGACTAG